Within the Bacillus sp. FSL K6-3431 genome, the region GACGGAAATGTACGTTTCATATTTCTAATATAATACCTTCCATCCATCACTTCGAATGTTTCGCCATCTTCGGCATTTGAAGGCATACCAATGGATGTGTCTTCATACATTAATTCAATTTGTTGGATTTCTCCGTTTTTCAACACTTCATATGTTTCTTTCACATTCGATAGATGAATAGAATGCGTATATTCAATATGAAAGACTCTGTCTGTTTTTTGTAATGGAAAATAGGCAAGGACCTTTCCCGTTTTTCCTGCTTCAATGACAAAGCATTGTTGAAAAGGTATACATATTAATAATATAACTAAGATTGAAAAAAGTAATAGGTATTTATATTTCATCATGATATCTCCAACTCTTCCCAATTCATATTGAAAGAGAATAGACCGACTCAAAAGCTTTAACAATCGGGGTTTTCGTACTGACAGATGACCTTACGACCATGAATGCATGTTTGTATTGTGTTTGCCTATATGATCTGCATCGTACAGCGTAATGAATTAACATTTCCTAATAAATATCCCCCACCTTTTCTGCTTTGCTGCGCCCAGCTTTTGGTGGGGGATTACTGCCGTTATGTGTAGAATTGGCTGTCTAATGAAGTAAGAATATCCTATTTTGCAGATATACCTTTTTCATCAAAATATCTTTTTGCACCTGGATGTAACTCAATTGCCATCCCATCTAGTGCTTTTTCGGCTTTAATCAGTTTACCTTTTGCATGACCAATTTTATCCGTATTTTCAAATATCGCTTTCGTCGCCTCGTAGACAAAATCATCAGTTAAGTCAGCGCTAACAACTA harbors:
- a CDS encoding DUF1850 domain-containing protein, yielding MKYKYLLLFSILVILLICIPFQQCFVIEAGKTGKVLAYFPLQKTDRVFHIEYTHSIHLSNVKETYEVLKNGEIQQIELMYEDTSIGMPSNAEDGETFEVMDGRYYIRNMKRTFPSIHMRTAQVVGEHILEVDQTSFSFSRVVEPGSLVIIRVRRLALWQTWKGVNIIGRQV